Genomic DNA from Dehalococcoidia bacterium:
CACAGCCATCGTCTTTCCGCCCGCGGTCAGCGCGGCGGCCTGAGAGCGGCGCCCACCGCTGAGTTACAGGAGGGGGTAACCGTCATGGCCGTGCTCTATGAGCGACAGGAGAATATCGCCCTCATCACCCTGGACCGGCCTGGCAGCCTCAACGCGATCAACCCCGATCTGACGCGCGAGCTCGGCGAAGCCTGGCAGCGCTTCGAGCAGGAAGAGGACGCCCACGTCGCCATCCTCACCGGCGCGGGCCGCGCCTTCTGCGCCGGGCTGGACATGAAGGAGGCGGCAGAACGCCTGCGTCGCGGCGAGGCCAGCACACCGCCCGGCGCCTCGATGCGCATGCCAAACCCGCGCACGATCCTGAAGCCCACGATCGCCGCCGTGAACGGCGCGGCCGCGGGCGGCGGCGTCTCCTTCGCGCTGAGCTGCGACCTTGTGCTGGCGAGCGAGTCGGCGCAGTTCGTGCTGCCCTTCGCCGCCCGAGGCCGCGGCGGCGCGCCGGTGGCGCTCGACCTGGCGCGCAAGACCAGCATCAATGCCGCCCTCTACGCCGCGCTCACCGCCGGACGCATCGACGCGCCGACGGCGCTGCGCCTCGGCATCTGCCACGAAGTGCTGCCGCACGACGATCTGCTGCCGCGGGCGCTGGAGCTAGCCGAGAAGATCGCCGGCTTCTCGCTGGTCTCGCTCAAGAGCATCAAGAGTGCGCTCTACAGGGCGCTGGACGTCGGCTTCGCGCAGGCGATGCGCGAGGCCTCCGGCGACTGGGACAGCGCCGTGCGCGACTCGAAGGACATGCGCGAGGGCACAATCGCCTTCGACGAGAAGCGCCGGCCGCAGTACGAGTCCGCGACCGGCCCGGCAAGTTGAACGGTCGTTGCCGTGACGCCGCCGACACCGCCCTACCAGCCGCTGCTCAGCCAGCTCTGGACGCCGATCGTGGCGATCACGTCGTCGTGCCAGGGGCAGGACGGCGCCCAGATCGCCGTCTCCGCGCACGGCGCCTCGATCGTGCCCGACCGCCCGCGTATGCTCGTGCAACTCTACAAGCGCAACCTCACGCACGACCTGGTGCGCGACTCCGGCGTCTTCGCGCTGCACCTGCTGTCGCGGGGCCAGGAAGAGCTGGTCCACCGGCTCGGCTTCTCCTCCGGCCGACGCGATGCACACAAGCTCGACGGGCTGGTGAGCCGGCGCGGCGTGACCGGCAGTCCGCTGCTCGACGGCGCGCTTGGTTATGTCGAGTGCCGCGTGATCAATGCGATGGACGGCGGCGATATGACCTGCTTCCTCGGCGATGTCGTGGCCGGCGAGCTTACGGCTGACGGCGCCGAGATCCCCGCGCGCGTGCTCTGGTGGTATGCGCTGCGACGCGAAATGCCCGAGACCTGGCAGCGCGAGTGGGACACGAAGATGGAGGCCGAGCTCGCCTTCAGCGCGCCGATCTTCGACGCGATCGCTCGATCGCCGTGGCGCCCACCGCGGCGTTCGACCTGATGCTTCGCATATGCTATTATATGTGTGCAGGATTGTAGGCTAGTTCGAAAGCGAGACCCAGGCCGTGGTTCAGGACAAGACTTTTCGCAGAACGAATCAGCGCTGGCGCGCGCCGGAGTTCGACCGATTGCTGCGCGCCGTGCGTCTTGAAGACGTGACCCCTCCGGCAGAGCGCTTCGCCGGCATCGCGCTCACGCTCGAGCGCAGCCGGCACAGTGTGCGGACGATGTGGTTGGAGCTGCGCGACGCGGGGCTGCGCGGCAAGGCCGCTGGGTCGCCGGCGGTCGCCGCGTACGTGCGCCGGCGTTTCCCCGCCGTCGCGCTGCCCGAGACCGAGTCGCTCGATGCGGCGATCGCCGCGTACCGAGAGGCGCGACGCCAGGCCGACGCGCTGCTGGAACGCGTCTTCGCGCTCGCCGGAAGGGACGCCGAGGCGCTGGCGGCGCTGCGCCAGGCATTGCAAGGCTCCGCTGCCGCGCCGCCGGAGATACGGCCGGCGGCGTAGGCCGGATGCATGGCCGGCCCGATTGTGCCGTTGGGCATTCGATTCATACAATGCATCCAGAACAGTGAACGACACGGACAGATGGCCGGGGCGATCGCTCCGGCCGTTCGCAATCCGCGCAGCGTCACTCCGCGGGAGCGGGCGATGGTGATCGAGCAAGGTGGTATCGCCGCCGTCGTGGCGGAGGCGCGGGAAAAGCTCGCGGCCTGCCGCGACGAGCCGGAGCTTGAGCGCTGGCACACCGAGTTTCTCGGCCGCAAGGCGGGCAAGCTCAACGCGCTGACGCGCTCCGTCGGCACGCTTCCGCCCGATCAGCGCCGTGCGGCGGGGATCGCCGCAAACGCGGCGAACCGCGAGCTGGAGCAGGCGTATGAAGCCCGCGCCGAGAACTTCCGCCGCGCCCGCCTCGAAACATCGATCGCCGAGGGCAAGCTCGACGTGACGTTGCCGGGACGCCGGCCGCAGATCGGCCGGCTGCATCCCGTGACGCAGACGCTGCGCGACCTGCTCGCCGCCCTCACCGACCTGGGCTTCCAGGTTGCCGAGGGGCCGGAAATCGAGACGGATTACTACAACTTTGAGATGCTGCGCATTCCGCAGGACCACCCGGCGCGCGACATGTGGGACACGCTGTGGCTCGACCCGCTGACCGAAGGCCGCCGGCCGTTGCTGCTGCGCACCCACACCTCGCCCAACCAGATCCGCGTGATGGAGCAGCGCCAGCCGCCGATCCGCATCGCCGTGCCGGGCAAGTGCTATCGCTTTGAAGCGGTAGACGCGAGCCACGAGTGGCAGCTCACCCAGATCGAAGGGTTGGCCGTGGACGAGGGCATCACGCTGGCCGATCTGAAGGGCACGCTGGGCGAGCTGGCGCGGCGCATGTTCGGCTCCGAGCGCCAGGTCATGCTGCGCCACGCCTACTTCCCCTTCGTCGAGCCGGGGGTGGAGATGGCCGTCGATTGCTTCGTCTGCGGCGGCACGGGCTGCGGCCTCTGCAAGGGCACCGGCTGGATCGAGATCCTGGGCGCGGGCATGGTGCACCCTGAGGTCTTGTCAGGTGTCGGCTACGACCCGGTGCGCTACACCGGCTTCGCGTGGGGGCTCGGTGTCGAGCGCGTGGCCATGCTGCGGTACGGCATCGACGACATCCGCCACTTCTACGGCAACGATCTGCGCTTTCTGGAGCAGTTTTAGATCGCAGCCAACCGCATCTGGTCTCATTACCCGGTGCTGCGGGCTGGGGATTGAAACGG
This window encodes:
- a CDS encoding flavin reductase family protein, coding for MTPPTPPYQPLLSQLWTPIVAITSSCQGQDGAQIAVSAHGASIVPDRPRMLVQLYKRNLTHDLVRDSGVFALHLLSRGQEELVHRLGFSSGRRDAHKLDGLVSRRGVTGSPLLDGALGYVECRVINAMDGGDMTCFLGDVVAGELTADGAEIPARVLWWYALRREMPETWQREWDTKMEAELAFSAPIFDAIARSPWRPPRRST
- the pheS gene encoding phenylalanine--tRNA ligase subunit alpha, which translates into the protein MVIEQGGIAAVVAEAREKLAACRDEPELERWHTEFLGRKAGKLNALTRSVGTLPPDQRRAAGIAANAANRELEQAYEARAENFRRARLETSIAEGKLDVTLPGRRPQIGRLHPVTQTLRDLLAALTDLGFQVAEGPEIETDYYNFEMLRIPQDHPARDMWDTLWLDPLTEGRRPLLLRTHTSPNQIRVMEQRQPPIRIAVPGKCYRFEAVDASHEWQLTQIEGLAVDEGITLADLKGTLGELARRMFGSERQVMLRHAYFPFVEPGVEMAVDCFVCGGTGCGLCKGTGWIEILGAGMVHPEVLSGVGYDPVRYTGFAWGLGVERVAMLRYGIDDIRHFYGNDLRFLEQF
- a CDS encoding enoyl-CoA hydratase-related protein — protein: MAVLYERQENIALITLDRPGSLNAINPDLTRELGEAWQRFEQEEDAHVAILTGAGRAFCAGLDMKEAAERLRRGEASTPPGASMRMPNPRTILKPTIAAVNGAAAGGGVSFALSCDLVLASESAQFVLPFAARGRGGAPVALDLARKTSINAALYAALTAGRIDAPTALRLGICHEVLPHDDLLPRALELAEKIAGFSLVSLKSIKSALYRALDVGFAQAMREASGDWDSAVRDSKDMREGTIAFDEKRRPQYESATGPAS